In Sphingomonas sp. SUN019, one genomic interval encodes:
- a CDS encoding TonB-dependent receptor domain-containing protein — protein MMNLFRKRLLASTTIAGAVFAASTAYAQTTQEAPISPATTNPSSATPPTDSSDGTQTDDRSGGDIIVTGSRIPRPELESASPVTTIGAAEVKLAGTTRIEDLVNALPQVFAGQGGSISNGATGTATLNLRGLGESRTLVLVNGRRLVPGDPRSPFADINIIPSALLKRVDVLTGGASSVYGADAVAGVVNFIMDTDFEGFKLDGQYSFYQHQNRAGRDVTDALDARGFGRPDGSVADGGTVDVTASFGVGFDDGRGHITAYGGYRKINAITQDRRDYSACSLASTTATSVAAGGRKYNCGGSGTSAPGSFYIQGAYYNVQGNQFVPGQVLFNFAPTNYYQRPDERYTAGFFANYDVSDEFKPYMEFMFMDDRTVAQIAPSGLFFNTSTINCDNPLLSAQQLGIVCNPTNTFVDSTGVTRANLYIGRRNVEGGGRQDDLQHTTYRGVFGARGDVAKGISYDAYYQYSRVNFAQTYRNDFSITRSARAIDVVNVNGTPTCRSVVDGTDPLCVPYNIFTTGGVSAAALNYLQLPLFSRGQTTEQIANASFTFLGSEYGIVSPLATEGFALNVGAEYRNSQLNFEVDSNFLSGDGAGQGGATTPVRGGFNVKEAFVEASLPLIQDRPFFHNLTVGGGYRRSAYETAGNGVSNQFDTDTWKAEATFSPVRDITARVSYSRSARAPNAVELFSAQSIALDGVTDPCAGPAVGGLVNGFTQAQCALTGLTAAQFGNIAANPASQYNGLLGGNPNLTPEIANSFTAGVVLTPSFLRGFQATVDYFNIRIDNQIGILGADTILSQCLATGDPTLCGLINRGASGRLDRADGFVTDTNLNAGRLSTKGIDVTVGYTQEIGSIGTFGVSMVGTWLDQLVTDQVGPSRFDCVGYFGAQCGTPNPEWRHKVRVTYTSPAGPSISGAWRYFSAVDNDDSSPNTNLSSPTGPVAGAVGNRPGNARLAKQNYFDLALTVPVADTFTFRVGANNVLDKQPPLNGQSLGNGNTYSQVYDTLGRYIYTGVTLDF, from the coding sequence ATGATGAATCTATTCCGCAAGCGGCTACTCGCGTCGACGACGATCGCGGGCGCCGTGTTCGCCGCATCGACGGCTTACGCCCAGACGACGCAGGAAGCGCCGATCTCGCCGGCCACCACCAATCCGTCGTCGGCCACGCCGCCGACCGACTCGAGCGACGGCACGCAGACCGACGATCGTTCGGGCGGCGACATCATCGTCACCGGTTCGCGCATCCCGCGCCCGGAACTGGAATCGGCCAGCCCCGTCACTACGATCGGCGCCGCCGAAGTGAAGCTGGCCGGCACGACCCGTATCGAAGATCTCGTCAACGCGCTGCCGCAGGTGTTCGCTGGCCAGGGCGGATCGATCTCGAATGGCGCTACTGGCACCGCGACCCTCAACCTCCGCGGTCTGGGCGAATCGCGCACGCTGGTGCTGGTCAACGGCCGTCGCCTCGTTCCCGGTGACCCGCGTTCGCCGTTCGCCGACATCAACATCATCCCGTCGGCATTGCTGAAGCGCGTCGACGTGCTGACCGGCGGCGCGTCGTCGGTCTATGGTGCGGACGCCGTCGCCGGCGTCGTCAACTTCATCATGGATACCGATTTCGAGGGCTTCAAGCTCGACGGTCAATACAGCTTCTACCAGCACCAGAACCGCGCCGGCCGTGACGTTACCGACGCGCTTGATGCGCGCGGGTTCGGTCGCCCGGACGGCTCCGTGGCCGATGGCGGCACGGTCGATGTCACCGCGTCGTTTGGCGTCGGATTTGACGACGGCCGTGGCCACATCACCGCCTACGGCGGCTATCGCAAGATCAACGCGATCACGCAGGATCGTCGCGACTATTCGGCATGCTCGCTGGCATCCACGACGGCGACTTCGGTCGCTGCTGGCGGACGCAAGTACAATTGCGGCGGCTCGGGCACGTCGGCTCCCGGTTCGTTCTATATCCAGGGCGCTTACTACAACGTCCAGGGCAACCAGTTCGTGCCTGGCCAGGTGCTGTTCAACTTCGCGCCGACCAACTATTATCAGCGTCCCGACGAACGCTACACCGCCGGCTTCTTCGCGAACTACGACGTGTCGGATGAATTCAAGCCGTACATGGAGTTCATGTTCATGGACGACCGCACGGTCGCCCAGATCGCGCCGTCGGGCCTGTTCTTCAACACCAGCACGATCAACTGCGACAACCCGTTGTTGTCCGCACAGCAGCTCGGCATCGTCTGCAACCCGACCAATACGTTCGTCGATTCGACCGGCGTAACGCGCGCCAACCTCTACATCGGCCGTCGTAACGTCGAGGGTGGTGGGCGCCAGGACGATCTGCAGCACACCACCTACCGCGGCGTCTTTGGCGCGCGCGGCGATGTGGCCAAGGGCATCAGCTACGACGCATATTATCAGTACAGCCGCGTGAACTTCGCGCAGACGTATCGCAACGATTTCTCGATCACTCGCTCAGCGCGTGCGATCGACGTTGTGAACGTCAACGGCACGCCGACCTGCCGCTCGGTCGTCGACGGTACCGATCCGCTCTGCGTCCCCTACAACATCTTCACCACTGGTGGAGTGTCTGCAGCGGCGCTGAACTATCTGCAGTTGCCGCTTTTCTCGCGCGGTCAGACGACCGAGCAGATCGCCAACGCCTCGTTCACGTTCCTTGGCAGCGAATATGGCATCGTCAGCCCGCTCGCGACTGAGGGCTTCGCGCTGAACGTCGGTGCCGAGTATCGCAACTCGCAGCTGAACTTCGAGGTCGACTCGAACTTCCTGTCGGGTGACGGTGCGGGCCAGGGTGGCGCGACCACGCCGGTCCGCGGCGGGTTCAACGTCAAGGAAGCGTTCGTCGAAGCATCGCTGCCGCTGATTCAGGATCGTCCGTTCTTCCACAACCTGACTGTCGGCGGCGGATATCGTCGTTCGGCGTACGAAACCGCCGGCAACGGTGTCAGCAACCAGTTCGACACCGATACGTGGAAGGCGGAAGCCACCTTCTCGCCGGTGCGCGACATTACGGCGCGCGTCAGCTACAGTCGCTCCGCCCGTGCGCCGAACGCGGTGGAACTGTTCTCGGCACAGAGCATCGCGCTTGACGGTGTGACCGATCCTTGCGCCGGTCCCGCTGTCGGCGGCCTGGTCAACGGCTTTACCCAGGCGCAGTGCGCGCTGACCGGTTTGACCGCTGCCCAGTTCGGCAACATCGCCGCCAATCCTGCATCGCAGTACAACGGCCTGCTCGGCGGCAACCCGAACCTGACGCCGGAAATCGCGAACTCGTTCACGGCCGGCGTCGTCCTGACGCCTTCGTTCCTGCGCGGGTTCCAGGCGACCGTCGATTACTTCAACATCCGGATCGACAATCAGATCGGCATCCTTGGCGCCGACACCATCCTGTCGCAGTGCCTCGCGACCGGCGATCCGACGCTTTGCGGCCTGATCAATCGCGGTGCTTCGGGCCGTCTTGATCGCGCCGACGGTTTCGTGACCGACACCAACCTGAACGCCGGTCGTCTTTCGACGAAGGGCATCGACGTTACGGTCGGCTACACTCAGGAAATCGGCAGCATCGGCACCTTTGGTGTCAGCATGGTCGGTACCTGGCTCGATCAGTTGGTCACCGATCAGGTCGGGCCGTCGCGCTTCGACTGCGTCGGCTATTTCGGTGCGCAGTGCGGCACGCCGAACCCCGAATGGCGTCACAAGGTTCGCGTGACCTACACGTCGCCGGCCGGTCCGAGCATCTCGGGCGCGTGGCGTTACTTCTCCGCGGTCGACAACGACGATTCGTCGCCTAACACCAACCTGAGCAGCCCCACCGGGCCGGTTGCGGGCGCCGTCGGCAACCGTCCGGGCAACGCGCGCCTGGCCAAGCAGAACTACTTCGATCTGGCGCTGACCGTGCCGGTCGCGGATACGTTCACGTTCCGGGTCGGCGCGAACAACGTGCTCGACAAGCAGCCGCCGCTCAACGGCCAGTCGCTCGGCAACGGCAACACCTATTCGCAGGTGTATGACACGCTGGGCCGCTACATCTACACGGGCGTCACGCTCGACTTCTGA
- a CDS encoding aspartyl/asparaginyl beta-hydroxylase domain-containing protein, whose amino-acid sequence MSDVDLTEREADQSAARGDIAAARQLLEQVVAAAPGRIDSWLKLAALRRAGGDIRGALDAVSDALRVDPLHFMALMSRARLLEGKGDADEAARFYLRALAQLSDDEPVAQSLRGLIDHARQVGEAYRTRVSGEWMNVVDRDGGVPNSVRLRLARFTSNALRQTRVYHSEPTHYHYPGLIEREFHDRADFPWLATLEAATDDIRDEFLALQHETSARSEPYVQYAADLPVRQWAALNNSLDWTAFHLLQGGREVTANAARCPKTMAILREIEQPHVGGRSPNAMFSLLKPHTRIPPHVGIANTRLVCHLPLVVPDHCWFRVGATRREWRPGEAFVFDDTIEHEAANDGDVPRVVFIIDTWHPGLDATERAAVKRLMEADESADGAPL is encoded by the coding sequence GTGAGTGACGTTGATCTGACGGAGCGCGAGGCGGATCAGTCCGCTGCACGCGGGGATATTGCCGCCGCTCGCCAATTGCTCGAACAGGTGGTCGCCGCCGCACCCGGACGAATCGACAGCTGGCTGAAACTCGCCGCGCTGCGCCGCGCCGGGGGTGACATACGGGGCGCACTGGACGCCGTTTCCGACGCGCTACGCGTCGACCCGCTCCACTTCATGGCGCTGATGAGCCGTGCCCGTCTGCTGGAAGGAAAGGGCGACGCCGATGAGGCCGCACGCTTCTATCTTCGCGCGCTGGCGCAATTGAGCGATGACGAACCGGTAGCGCAAAGCCTGCGCGGACTGATCGATCATGCGCGTCAGGTCGGCGAAGCGTATCGCACGCGCGTATCGGGCGAATGGATGAATGTCGTGGACCGTGACGGCGGCGTTCCGAACTCCGTACGCCTACGCCTTGCTCGCTTCACATCCAATGCGCTGCGCCAGACCCGCGTCTATCATTCGGAGCCGACGCACTATCACTATCCAGGCCTGATCGAGCGCGAGTTCCACGATCGCGCCGACTTTCCGTGGCTGGCCACGCTGGAGGCGGCGACCGACGATATTCGCGATGAATTCCTTGCGCTTCAGCATGAAACATCGGCGCGATCCGAACCCTATGTCCAATATGCGGCCGACCTGCCGGTGCGGCAGTGGGCGGCGCTGAACAACTCGCTCGACTGGACAGCCTTCCACCTTCTGCAGGGCGGGAGGGAGGTGACGGCGAACGCCGCGCGATGCCCGAAGACGATGGCGATACTGCGTGAGATCGAACAGCCTCATGTCGGTGGGCGATCCCCGAACGCGATGTTTTCGCTGCTCAAACCGCACACTCGCATTCCGCCGCACGTGGGCATCGCCAACACGCGGCTCGTTTGTCATCTGCCGCTGGTCGTCCCCGACCATTGCTGGTTCCGGGTCGGCGCGACACGCCGCGAATGGCGCCCGGGCGAAGCATTCGTGTTCGACGACACGATCGAACATGAGGCCGCGAACGACGGCGACGTGCCGCGCGTCGTTTTCATCATAGACACCTGGCATCCGGGGCTCGACGCGACCGAACGCGCCGCGGTGAAGCGGCTGATGGAAGCCGACGAAAGCGCGGACGGCGCACCTTTGTGA
- a CDS encoding putative 2OG-Fe(II) oxygenase, with the protein MQRAVTNPNVDLLLTAAAARTLSPDEASALGVAALEARREEDVLKAVTLAVERSPHAATPWHVLGLLHRAIGDLAPALAALDRAVALTPDSPVLIHARARATAEAGLDSLDWYARARALAPNDGDVILGHAAALDAARDHTAADALLAAMLANHPGWFAGHGALLRMRHAAGDPTWLAVLDAAIAGAPTDWRLHQLKISALLRARHDAATNAALHEARAWCGDQPPIRALAAMAATEQGRLDAADAAFDALDPLGDPTVTVHWLRHLLRRHQPERIAVLHGRLPAHSIDAAWPYLSLAWRLLDDPRHAWLDDSRLVRIIDIGTDWPEFARLADTLRALHVTRAQPLDQSVRGGTQTDGPLLSRIDPVIAAVRARLIDAVRDYIAALPPRDAAHPLLGRIPRHPRFAGSWSVRLSAGGRHDPHVHPEGWLSSAFYVALPSRSPDADVGRLTLGHPQASLETGLPAQQTIDPLPGRLVLFPSTMWHGTLPFPAGERLTVAFDVT; encoded by the coding sequence ATGCAGCGCGCGGTGACCAACCCGAACGTCGACCTGCTTTTGACCGCGGCGGCGGCCCGGACGCTTTCGCCGGACGAAGCGAGCGCGTTGGGCGTCGCCGCGCTGGAGGCGCGGCGAGAGGAGGACGTCTTGAAGGCCGTGACGCTGGCCGTGGAACGCTCGCCACACGCCGCGACGCCGTGGCATGTCCTTGGCCTGCTGCACCGCGCGATCGGCGATCTCGCCCCTGCTCTCGCGGCACTAGATCGCGCCGTCGCGCTAACGCCGGACAGCCCGGTCCTGATCCATGCGCGCGCGCGCGCCACCGCGGAAGCCGGGCTGGACAGCCTCGACTGGTATGCGCGAGCGCGCGCGCTCGCGCCTAATGACGGCGACGTTATCCTGGGCCACGCTGCCGCACTAGACGCCGCGCGCGATCACACGGCGGCGGATGCATTGCTCGCCGCGATGCTTGCTAATCACCCCGGCTGGTTCGCCGGACATGGCGCGCTGCTGCGGATGCGTCATGCCGCAGGCGATCCGACTTGGCTGGCAGTGCTGGACGCCGCGATCGCGGGCGCGCCGACCGATTGGCGGCTGCATCAGCTGAAGATATCGGCGCTCCTTCGTGCAAGGCATGATGCGGCCACGAACGCCGCACTGCACGAGGCGCGCGCGTGGTGCGGCGATCAACCGCCGATCCGCGCGCTCGCCGCGATGGCGGCGACCGAACAAGGGCGACTGGATGCAGCGGATGCGGCGTTCGACGCGCTCGATCCGCTAGGCGATCCGACCGTCACGGTCCATTGGCTGCGACACCTGTTGCGTCGCCATCAGCCCGAACGGATCGCCGTGCTGCACGGTCGATTGCCGGCCCACAGCATCGACGCCGCATGGCCGTACCTGTCGCTGGCGTGGCGCCTGCTCGACGATCCGCGCCATGCCTGGCTCGACGACAGCCGCCTGGTGCGGATCATCGACATCGGGACCGACTGGCCGGAATTTGCGCGACTGGCCGATACCCTTCGCGCGCTTCATGTCACCCGTGCGCAACCGCTCGACCAATCAGTTCGCGGCGGCACGCAGACCGACGGGCCGTTGCTGTCGCGGATTGATCCGGTCATCGCCGCGGTGCGCGCGCGCCTGATCGATGCGGTGCGCGACTATATCGCCGCGCTGCCGCCGCGCGACGCCGCGCATCCGCTGCTGGGCCGCATACCGCGTCACCCAAGGTTTGCGGGATCGTGGTCGGTGCGGTTGAGCGCCGGCGGGCGTCATGATCCGCACGTCCATCCCGAGGGCTGGCTGAGCTCGGCTTTCTACGTCGCGCTGCCGTCACGTTCGCCCGACGCCGATGTCGGCCGCCTCACATTAGGTCATCCGCAAGCGTCGCTCGAAACCGGACTCCCCGCGCAGCAGACGATCGATCCGCTACCGGGGCGATTGGTGCTCTTCCCGTCGACGATGTGGCACGGCACGCTTCCCTTTCCCGCAGGGGAACGCTTGACGGTCGCCTTCGACGTGACATGA
- a CDS encoding tetratricopeptide repeat-containing sulfotransferase family protein: protein MSSNAPQILALAKSGDVAGAIAAGEAALETGVRDAGLAMFVGMLCCRQGDLSRGVAHLRRAVTFAPDQAMPAVELARALLSMGDNEAAAVAAVPLADPKTPIGREMQRICAHATVRLGDADEAAAMFDQLVTADAADFESWRGLGGARLVQGDAVGAIAALENATRLRPAIGGAWTDLARAHSVSLAFDAAEDAARRAVALQPDDAAAQLELARALAGLRVLDAARDALSVARANAPDRSDTLCEIADVAMVSKALYMAEADYGRAIELEPTSERAWLGLAMVLERTNRAAELRDLVSACEAAGLSEDVVALPRARVLRSEGRLDEAMSALARVPAEVDPVGQAQLQGDIADRLGDVDTAFAAFTKANALLAESAIGSHDHAEAYRDTFRRLTQLVTPVWYAGWRAAPMPSARRAPLFIFGFPRSGTTLIDTMLSGHADTVVLEEEPVIDRVAAAAGALEHLGQLSDADIARLRAVYFAEVDRIVPDLGDRLIVDKQPLALGSTPVLHRIFPDARFIFAERHPCDVVLSCFITSAQMDAKVANFFDFTSTARLYDQVMAYWYACRDTLAIDVFTTRYERLIADPEAELRAVAMFAGLEWDPRLIDHQRSASARSYIASPSYAQVAEPIYMRAKGRWLRYRQHMDPVLPILKPWVERLGYDLG, encoded by the coding sequence TTGAGCAGCAACGCCCCGCAGATACTCGCGCTGGCCAAATCGGGCGACGTCGCCGGGGCGATCGCCGCGGGAGAAGCTGCGCTGGAGACTGGCGTGCGCGATGCCGGGCTGGCGATGTTCGTCGGGATGCTGTGCTGTCGCCAAGGCGATTTGAGCCGCGGCGTCGCGCATCTGCGTCGTGCGGTGACCTTCGCGCCGGATCAGGCGATGCCCGCCGTCGAACTCGCGCGAGCATTGCTGTCGATGGGCGATAACGAGGCGGCGGCGGTGGCGGCGGTGCCGCTTGCCGATCCTAAAACACCGATCGGTCGCGAGATGCAGCGGATTTGCGCCCATGCGACCGTGCGGCTGGGCGACGCCGACGAAGCGGCTGCGATGTTCGATCAATTGGTCACAGCCGACGCCGCCGATTTCGAAAGCTGGCGCGGGCTTGGCGGTGCACGGCTGGTACAGGGAGATGCGGTCGGCGCCATCGCTGCACTGGAGAACGCGACCCGGTTGCGGCCGGCGATCGGCGGCGCGTGGACCGATCTGGCGCGCGCGCACAGCGTGTCGCTGGCCTTCGACGCGGCAGAGGACGCCGCGCGGCGCGCGGTCGCGCTGCAACCTGACGATGCGGCGGCGCAGCTCGAACTGGCACGTGCGTTGGCCGGATTGCGTGTTCTGGATGCCGCGCGCGATGCGCTTTCGGTCGCGCGCGCCAATGCGCCCGACAGATCGGATACGTTGTGCGAGATCGCCGACGTCGCGATGGTCAGCAAGGCGCTCTACATGGCCGAAGCCGACTATGGTCGCGCAATCGAACTGGAACCGACGTCAGAGCGTGCGTGGCTCGGCCTGGCGATGGTGCTGGAGCGCACCAACCGTGCGGCAGAGCTGCGCGACCTGGTGAGTGCGTGCGAGGCGGCGGGGCTGTCGGAGGATGTCGTCGCGCTACCGCGCGCGCGAGTCCTTCGCAGCGAAGGGAGGCTGGACGAGGCGATGAGCGCGTTGGCCCGCGTCCCTGCCGAGGTCGATCCAGTCGGGCAGGCGCAGTTGCAGGGCGACATCGCAGACCGGCTGGGCGACGTCGACACCGCCTTTGCCGCGTTCACCAAAGCCAATGCGTTGCTCGCCGAGTCCGCGATCGGCAGTCACGATCATGCCGAGGCGTATCGTGACACGTTTCGGAGGCTGACGCAGCTTGTCACGCCTGTCTGGTACGCCGGCTGGCGCGCCGCGCCCATGCCATCGGCGCGCCGTGCGCCGTTGTTCATCTTCGGTTTTCCGCGGTCCGGCACCACGTTGATCGATACGATGCTTAGCGGTCATGCCGACACGGTTGTGCTGGAGGAGGAGCCGGTGATCGATCGCGTGGCGGCGGCAGCCGGTGCGCTGGAACATCTCGGTCAGCTTTCGGACGCGGATATCGCGCGGCTACGAGCAGTCTATTTCGCAGAGGTCGATCGTATCGTGCCCGATCTCGGCGACCGGCTGATTGTCGATAAACAGCCGCTGGCGCTGGGCAGCACACCGGTTCTGCATCGCATCTTCCCTGACGCGCGCTTCATTTTCGCCGAACGACATCCGTGCGATGTGGTGCTGAGCTGCTTCATCACCAGCGCGCAGATGGACGCGAAGGTGGCGAATTTCTTCGACTTCACGAGCACGGCGCGGCTGTACGATCAGGTGATGGCCTATTGGTACGCCTGCCGCGACACGCTCGCGATCGATGTGTTCACGACGCGCTACGAACGACTGATCGCGGACCCCGAAGCCGAACTTCGCGCGGTAGCGATGTTTGCAGGGCTTGAGTGGGATCCACGCCTGATCGACCATCAGCGTAGCGCCAGCGCACGATCGTACATCGCGTCGCCCAGCTATGCGCAGGTGGCCGAGCCGATCTACATGCGCGCCAAGGGCCGCTGGCTAAGGTACCGGCAGCACATGGACCCCGTTCTTCCGATCTTGAAGCCGTGGGTCGAACGGCTCGGCTATGACCTCGGGTGA
- a CDS encoding tetratricopeptide repeat-containing sulfotransferase family protein, which yields MTAVDDRSRSMLTRAAQLFRAGQDDAATAAYEALLAVSPALPDSWYNLALLYRRARRFDDALSAYARALSYDVEKPEEVHLQRGVIFADDLALSDDARRELDAALALNDSYVPALLNLGNLHEDRGDGQAARDAYDRVLAIDPDNALALSRLIGLTDAGPVLDGLRARAAALLIAQGMDTLDRADLGFALGAALDRTGDYDAAFAAYAQANAASAAVARSAGSRYDRAAMSALVDRLIDAFPAAVPAFCDDGGSAPLFICGMFRSGSTLAEHLLARHSRVVAGGELDILPALIERHASPYPQAVANADLVKMREAYRAAISRRYPPGTQLTDKRPDNALHIGLIKLLFPAARIVHTVRDRADTCLSVYFLHAGPALAYATDLGDIAHYHAEQTRLMAHWRRLYPDDIFDLDYDRLVSNPAATLESLVDFCDLDWEPAMLTAQSDDNAVRTASNWQVRRPIYRESSGRARHYAAHLGALEGTKF from the coding sequence GTGACCGCGGTCGACGATCGCAGCCGATCGATGCTGACACGCGCCGCGCAATTGTTTCGCGCGGGGCAGGATGACGCCGCAACTGCGGCGTATGAGGCGTTGCTGGCCGTATCTCCGGCGCTGCCCGACAGCTGGTATAATCTGGCGCTCCTCTATCGCCGTGCGCGGCGGTTCGACGATGCGCTGTCGGCCTACGCGCGCGCGCTGTCATACGATGTCGAGAAGCCCGAAGAGGTGCATCTGCAGCGCGGCGTGATATTCGCCGATGACCTCGCCTTGTCCGACGACGCGCGGCGCGAACTCGACGCTGCGCTTGCGCTGAACGACTCCTATGTTCCGGCGCTGCTGAACCTGGGCAATTTGCATGAAGATCGCGGGGATGGCCAGGCGGCGCGCGACGCGTATGACCGCGTGCTGGCCATCGACCCGGACAATGCGCTTGCGCTGTCACGGTTGATCGGACTGACTGACGCCGGTCCGGTGCTGGACGGTTTGCGGGCGCGTGCCGCTGCGCTGCTGATTGCGCAGGGTATGGACACGCTGGATCGCGCCGATCTGGGCTTTGCGCTTGGCGCGGCGCTCGACCGGACGGGGGACTATGACGCCGCGTTCGCCGCCTATGCGCAGGCCAATGCGGCGAGCGCGGCGGTCGCGCGGTCGGCGGGGAGCCGCTACGATCGCGCCGCGATGAGTGCGTTGGTCGATCGTCTGATCGACGCCTTTCCCGCGGCAGTTCCCGCCTTTTGCGATGACGGTGGTTCGGCGCCGTTGTTCATCTGCGGCATGTTTCGATCCGGATCGACGCTGGCCGAACACCTGCTTGCGCGCCATTCGCGTGTCGTCGCAGGGGGGGAGCTCGACATCCTGCCCGCCTTGATCGAGCGTCATGCCAGCCCTTATCCGCAGGCAGTCGCCAACGCCGATCTGGTGAAAATGCGCGAGGCTTATCGCGCTGCCATCAGTCGCCGATATCCTCCCGGCACGCAGCTGACCGACAAGCGCCCCGACAATGCGCTGCACATCGGCCTGATCAAACTGCTTTTTCCTGCCGCGCGGATCGTCCACACCGTGCGCGATCGGGCCGATACGTGCCTGTCGGTGTATTTTCTCCATGCCGGGCCTGCGCTCGCGTACGCTACCGATCTTGGCGACATCGCGCATTATCACGCCGAGCAGACGCGGCTGATGGCGCATTGGCGTCGATTGTATCCGGATGACATCTTCGATCTCGACTATGACCGGCTGGTTTCAAATCCCGCGGCCACACTTGAGTCGCTGGTCGATTTTTGCGATCTGGACTGGGAGCCCGCAATGCTGACGGCGCAATCCGACGATAACGCGGTGCGCACCGCGAGCAACTGGCAGGTACGACGGCCGATCTATCGGGAGTCTTCCGGGCGCGCGCGCCACTATGCTGCGCATCTCGGCGCTCTCGAAGGAACGAAGTTTTGA
- a CDS encoding M23 family metallopeptidase — translation MRVLAAAGLLLATTAVAQPAPHFILEGVANQGGVLRGTVPAGTMRLTFDGQPIPITSDGRFIVAFDRDAGAAASLVATLRDGRPIVQTLSVAPRAWRIERLNTLPKVPVPSADFQRRRPAELAQIAAARLNDSASIGWSQRFIWPVTGRISGLFGSQRIYRGEPGAYHSGVDVARPAGTPVVAPADGVVILAAASPFTLEGNLLMIDHGMNLNTAFLHLSRIDVSVGEHVRQGEQLGLIGATGRATGPHLHWGMKWRDARIDPLLSAGPMP, via the coding sequence ATGAGGGTTCTTGCGGCGGCGGGCCTGCTGCTCGCGACGACCGCGGTCGCGCAACCCGCACCGCATTTCATACTGGAGGGCGTCGCCAATCAGGGTGGCGTGCTGCGCGGTACGGTGCCCGCAGGTACGATGCGGCTGACGTTCGACGGCCAGCCGATCCCGATCACCTCCGACGGCCGCTTCATCGTCGCCTTCGATCGCGATGCAGGGGCTGCGGCATCGCTGGTCGCGACCCTGCGTGATGGGCGGCCGATCGTGCAGACCCTGTCGGTCGCCCCGCGCGCGTGGCGGATCGAACGGCTGAACACGCTTCCCAAGGTGCCCGTCCCCAGCGCCGATTTCCAGCGCCGCCGCCCCGCCGAACTCGCGCAGATCGCCGCCGCACGCCTGAACGACAGCGCGTCGATCGGCTGGAGCCAACGCTTCATCTGGCCCGTAACGGGCCGCATCTCGGGCCTGTTTGGCTCACAACGCATCTACCGCGGCGAACCCGGCGCATATCACTCCGGTGTCGACGTGGCGCGCCCGGCCGGCACTCCGGTCGTCGCCCCCGCCGACGGCGTAGTGATCCTCGCCGCCGCCTCACCCTTCACGTTGGAGGGCAATCTCCTGATGATCGACCACGGCATGAACCTCAACACCGCCTTCCTCCACCTGTCGCGGATCGATGTATCGGTCGGCGAACATGTCCGGCAGGGCGAGCAACTGGGCCTGATCGGCGCCACCGGCCGCGCGACCGGGCCGCACCTGCATTGGGGCATGAAATGGCGCGACGCGCGGATCGATCCGTTGCTGAGCGCCGGGCCGATGCCGTGA
- a CDS encoding DUF2093 domain-containing protein, which produces MLMSNTDRPARLHYMANGFRVLAPGDHVVCAATGARIALEDLRYWDVAGQRAFASAALAMDALAPR; this is translated from the coding sequence ATGCTGATGTCCAACACCGACCGCCCAGCGCGGCTGCACTATATGGCCAACGGTTTCCGCGTGCTGGCGCCCGGCGACCACGTCGTCTGCGCCGCGACCGGCGCGCGGATCGCGCTGGAGGATCTGCGCTATTGGGACGTGGCAGGGCAGCGCGCCTTCGCCAGCGCCGCGCTTGCGATGGATGCGCTCGCCCCGCGATGA